A window of Lytechinus pictus isolate F3 Inbred chromosome 7, Lp3.0, whole genome shotgun sequence contains these coding sequences:
- the LOC129265071 gene encoding lysophosphatidylserine lipase ABHD12-like codes for MRFRGDTTSTSKIHTSGDVTCKRGVDETKLAGEASACKKKERWGKRAIIWSWTWKLCLLNIILFYTIFPILVYFIPDFAFQLIFLNYLKCPVFRDYHAPEVYGLKGARNVYLPSTNGVQLGVWQILPTSVRPAREDDEISAEFFDKALRDHRPVIMYCHGISGSRANPHQVELYKLLIRLGFHVVAVDYRGYGDSSSYTTPDGIHDDVRTVYRWLRERTGDSPFYIWGHSIGAGISTVFTSKICREEGCPTGLVLEAPFNNLLDEVMRHPFGMPWNILPYSRGYFDQAFNSTAPYFQSDVNIEHVTCPILILHAEDDWIVPHDLGRKLYDIAVERRPASADPIQMVSFHSEEGCGHKNIAYSSKLPSILSDFIK; via the exons ATGCGTTTCCGAGGTGACACAACTTCTACAAGCAAAATCCacacaagtggagatgtgacctGTAAGCGAGGCGTGGACGAGACAAAATTAGCCGGGGAAGCGTCGGCTTGCaagaaaaaggagagatggGG aaaGAGGGCTATTATATGGAGTTGGACATGGAAGCTATGTTTGCTGAATATCATTTTGTTCTACACAATCTTCCCAATTCTTGTTTATTTCATCCCTGACTTTGCTTTCCAACTTATTTTCCTCAATTATC tcAAGTGTCCTGTATTCAGAGACTACCATGCTCCTGAGGTATATGGATTGAAAGGAGCAAGGAATGTATATTTACCTTCTACCAATGGAGTTCAGCTTGGAGTGTG gcAAATTCTTCCAACTTCTGTAAGACCTGCCAGAGAAGATGATGAAATATCAGCAGAGTTCTTTGATAAAGCATTAAGAGACCATAGACCAGTGATTATGTACTGCCATGGCATTTCAGGTTCAAG AGCAAATCCACACCAAGTAGAATTGTATAAATTATTGATAAGACTTGGATTCCATGTTGTTGCTGTAGACTACCGAG gatatGGAGATTCATCAAGTTATACAACTCCGGATGGTATTCATGATGATGTAAGAACAGTGTATAGATGGCTGAGAGAAAGGACAGGGGATTCCCCTTTCTACATCTGGGGACATTCCATTGGAGCCGG AATATCCACAGTATTCACTTCAAAAATATGCAGAGAAG AGGGATGTCCTACAGGTCTAGTCTTAGAAGCACCATTCAACAACCTTCTAGATGAGGTCATGAGACATCCATTTGGAATG CCATGGAACATTCTTCCATACAGCAGAGGTTACTTTGATCAAGCTTTTAATTCTACAGCTCCATACTTTCAGAGTGACGTTAA CATAGAGCATGTGACATGTCCTATTCTTATTCTCCATGCTGAAGATGACTGGATTGTACCACATGACCTAGGAAGGAAG CTTTATGACATAGCTGTTGAAAGAAGACCAGCCTCAGCCGATCCAATCCAAATGGTTTCATTTCATAGTGAAGAGGGCTGTGGACATAAAAACATTGCTTATTCATCGAAGCTACCATCTATTTTGAG TGATTTCATCAAATGA